One Mycolicibacterium rufum genomic window, GACGCCCCGGCCCAGGATGTCCTCGATGACGAAGTTCACTGCCCGCAGGTTCGGCAGCAGGTGGCGGGTCACCGGCAGCTCGGCCGCCTCGGGCAGCAGCTCGCGCAACCGGTCGGCGGTCAGCGTGTGCGCGAGCCAGCGCCACTGCTCCTCGGTGCGCACCCACACCCCGACGTTCGCGCTGCCGCCCTTGTCGCCGCTGCGCGCACCCGCGATCAGGCCCAGCGGCACGCGGCGGGCCGGACCGAACGTGCCCGGCTCCGGCAGGGCCGGGTCGGCGACCGGCTCCAGTTCGCGGGTCTCGGTCGCCGGCGGGATGGCCACCGTGGTGCCGTCGGCGTGCACGGCGACATGGGCCACCGCGTCCGCAGGCACGTATCCCGCGGTGAACACGCCGTACACCTGACCGTCGCCCGGGGGCGCCGTGCTGGTGAAGCCGGGATAGCTGGCCAGCGCCAGTTCGACGGCGGCGGACGAGAACTGACGCCCCACGGTGGCGGCGTCGGCGTCGCGGGCGACGCACCGCAGCAGGGCGCTGGCGGTCTGCTCGGTGTCGGCGTCGGGATGGTCGGTGCGCGCCAGCGACCACTGCAGTTCCGCGGGACGCACCGCGAGGCCGGCCTCGAGTTGGCGGCGCACCAGCGCTGCCTTGGCTTCGATGTCGAGGCCGGTGAGCACGAACGTCATCTCGTTGCGGAAGCCGCCGAGGCTGTTGAGGCTGACCTTGAGGGTGGGCGGCGGCGGCTCACCGGTGACGCCGCTGATGCGGACCCGGTCGGGTCCGTCCTGGCGGAGTTCGATGCTGTCGACGCGCAGCGTGGCGTCGGGGTTGGCGTACCGGGCACCGCCGATCTCGTAGAGCAGTTGCGCGGTCACGGTGCCGACGGTGACGGCGCCCCCGGTGCCGGGATGTTTGGTGATCACCGAGGACCCGTCGGCGTGGATTTCCGTGATGGGGAAGCCCGGACGCGTCATGTCGGCGATCTCGCCGAAGAAGGAGTAGTTGCCGCCGGTGGCCTGGGTGCCGCATTCGATGACGTGCCCGGCCGCGACGGCCCCGGCGATCTGGTCATGGTCGGCGCGGCTCCACCCGAAGTGCGCCGCGGCGGGCCCCACGATGACCGACGCGTCGGTCACCCGGCCGGTCACCACGACGTCCGCTCCCGCCTGGAGGCAGTCCACGATGCCCCACGCCCCGAGGTAGGCGTTGGCGGTCAGCGGTCGACCCAGACCCAGTTCGTCGGCGCGCGGGAGAAGATCGTCACCGTCGACGTGGGCGACCGATACGTCCACACCGAGTCGGTCGGCCAGCGCACGGATCTCTCGGGCGAGGCCGGCCGGGTTCAGTCCGCCGGCGTTCGCGACGATGCGGACCCCGCGGTCGCGGGCGATCCCCAGGCACTCCTCGAGCTGGCGCAGGAAGGTCTTGGCGTAGCCCCGGTCAGGGTTCTTCATCCGGTCGCGGCCGAGGATGAGCATCGTCAGCTCGGCGAGATAGTCGCCGGTCAGAAAGTCGAGGTCGCCGCCGGTGAGCATCTCGTGCATCGCCGACAGGCGATCGCCGTAGAAGCCGGAACAGTTGCCGATCCGGACGGGCCCGCGGTCCGACACCGTCGTCACGCACTCTCCCGTCGTCGCGAATCGGCCCGCTCGACCAACCAACCGGTAGGTTAGCGGTTACCGCCGGTAGCACGTCAACCCCTCATCGGCTCGAGTGTGTCGCGCCGTCGAGTGGTTCCGCCGGAGTTTGGAGCCCGTCCAGCTCACCGGCTATCCTGGAGAACAATTGCCCGGGTCCGGCATGTCCGCCGCCCGCAGGCAGTGTCCCGGACACCCCGATAGATGGAGAGCTCGATCATGGCTGTGCCGAAG contains:
- a CDS encoding acyclic terpene utilization AtuA family protein; amino-acid sequence: MHEMLTGGDLDFLTGDYLAELTMLILGRDRMKNPDRGYAKTFLRQLEECLGIARDRGVRIVANAGGLNPAGLAREIRALADRLGVDVSVAHVDGDDLLPRADELGLGRPLTANAYLGAWGIVDCLQAGADVVVTGRVTDASVIVGPAAAHFGWSRADHDQIAGAVAAGHVIECGTQATGGNYSFFGEIADMTRPGFPITEIHADGSSVITKHPGTGGAVTVGTVTAQLLYEIGGARYANPDATLRVDSIELRQDGPDRVRISGVTGEPPPPTLKVSLNSLGGFRNEMTFVLTGLDIEAKAALVRRQLEAGLAVRPAELQWSLARTDHPDADTEQTASALLRCVARDADAATVGRQFSSAAVELALASYPGFTSTAPPGDGQVYGVFTAGYVPADAVAHVAVHADGTTVAIPPATETRELEPVADPALPEPGTFGPARRVPLGLIAGARSGDKGGSANVGVWVRTEEQWRWLAHTLTADRLRELLPEAAELPVTRHLLPNLRAVNFVIEDILGRGVAYQARFDPQAKGLGEWLRSRTIDIPEELLS